Part of the Kitasatospora sp. NBC_00374 genome is shown below.
CGTGCTGCTCGCCCTGGACGGGCCGCGCCTGATCGACTTCGGCATCGCCCGCGCCCTGGACGGCGCCGCCGAGCTCACCCGGTCCGGCTTCGTGGTCGGCTCGCCCGGCTTCATGTCGCCCGAGCAGGCGGGCGGCGGCCAGAGCGGCCCGCCCGGGGACGTCTTCTCGCTCGGCGCCGTGCTGGCGTACGCGGCGACCGGCACGGCGCCCTTCGGCGACGGGGTCAGCGCGGCGGTGCTGCTCTATCGCGTCGTGCACGAGGAGCCCGACCTGACCGGGCTGGACGGCGGCCTGCGCGCCGTCGTCCGGGAGTGCCTGGCCAAGCGGCCCGAGGACCGGCCCGCGCCTGCGGCCCTGCGGGAACGGCTGGCCGCCGGGGCCCCGGGCCCCGCCGCGGGCGGCTGGCTGCCGCCGGTCCTCTCGGACGCGGTCGCCCGCAGCGCCGTCGAACTGCTCGACCTGGAGGGCGAGGTGGCGCCGGCCGGACCGGGTCCCGCCCGGGACTTCGCGGACGCGCCGTACGCCGACCGCACCCCCACCCAGGCGGACGCCCGCCCGACCGGGTCGCCGGCCGGGGCACCGACCGGGCCGCACACCGGATCGCAGCCCGGACCGCGGCCCGGGGTGCCGGGCCGGCCGCGCCGCCGGTTCGCCCGCGCCGCCGCGGCGGGCGCGCTCGTCCTCGCGGCGGCCGGCGGAGCCGTGCTGTGGTCCCAGGGCCTGCCCTGGGACCGGGAGAAGCCGAGCCAGGACCAGGCGGTGACCGGCCCCGACGCCCTGCCGGCCGCCTTCCTCGGCACCTGGGAGGGCACCATCACCACCCAGATCGTCCCGCTGCCGAGCACCTTCCGGGTCGAGCTCAGGGCCGGCCGGGTCGGCGAGAAGGTCGGGCAGACCAGCAACGCCTCCCGGCTCAGCAGTACGGTCTGCCGCGGCGAGCTGACCCTGCTCACCGTGGCCCCCGACCGGATCGTGCTGCAGGAGCGGTCGGCCGGGGCGGACCCCGGCTGCACCGGCGCGCCCGAGCAGCAGACCTACACCCTCAAGAACGCCCACACCCTGCACCTCCAGGTCAGTGGGGCGCCGCTCGGCTCCGACCCCGCCGGGGACCTCGCCCAGCGGGCCTGAGCAGCGGCCGAAACGGCCTGGCGTAGGCTGGTTCGGTCATGTCGGCCGGGGCTCCCCTCCGGCTGAGGCGACCCGATGGATGGACAGAAAGAAGGCCCGCCAGGTGTCCGAGCAGACCCTTTCCGCCAACGACCTGCAGGCCGTCCTGGACCGCGCGGCCGCCGGTGGCCGGATCACCCCGGAGGAGGCGCTGGAGCTCTACCGCTCCGCACCCCTGCACGCGCTCGGCTCCGCCGCCGACGCGGTGCGCCGCCGCCGCTACGCCGGCGTCGAGCACATCGCGACGTACATCATCGAGCGCAACATCAACTACACCAACGTCTGTGTGACGGCCTGCAAGTTCTGTGCCTTCTACGTGGCGCCGAAGAGCGACAAGGGCTGGTCCCGCGACCTGGACGAGATCCTGCGCCGCTGCGCCGAGACGGTCGAGCTGGGCGGCACCCAGATCATGTTCCAGGGCGGCCACCACCCGGACTACGGCGTCGAGTACTACGAGCGCGCCTTCGCCGCCATCAAGGCGGACTTCCCGCAGCTGGTGATCCACTCCCTCGGGGCGTCCGAGGTCGAGCACATGGCCCGGATCTCGAAGGTCTCCATCGAGGAGGCGATCACCCGGATCAACAGGGCCGGCCTGGACTCGTTCGCCGGCGCCGGTGCCGAGCTGCTGCCGGCCCGGCCGCGCAAGGCGATCGCCCCGCTGAAGGAGTCCGGCGAGCGCTGGCTGGAGATCATGGAGGCGGCCCACGGCCTCGGGGTGGAGTCCACCTCCACCATGCTGATGGGCACCGGCGAGACCAACGCCGAGCGGATCGAGCACCTGCGGATGATCCGCGACGTGCAGGACCGCACCGGCGGCTTCCGGGCCTTCATCCCGTACACCTACCAGCCGCAGAACAACCACCTCAAGGGCTCCACCCAGGCCACCGTCTTCGAGTACCTGCGGATGATCGCGATCGCCCGGCTCTTCCTCGACAACGTGGCCCACATCCAGGGCTCCTGGCTCACCACGGGCAAGGAGGCCGGTCAACTCTCGCTGCACTACGGCGCGGACGACCTGGGCTCGGTCATGCTGGAGGAGAACGTGGTCTCGATGGCCGGTGCCAAGCACCGTTCCAACCTGACCGAGCTGATCCACCTGATCCGGGCCGCCGACCGCACCCCCGCCCAGCGCTCCACCACCTACCAGCACCTGCGGGTGCTGGACGACCCGGCCAACGACCCGGTCGACCCCCGGGTGGCCTCGCACATCGCCTCCACCGCGCTGGACGGCGGCACGGCGCACCCCGAGCTGAAGATCCTCTCGACCACCTGATGCTGACCCTCCACCGGGCCGCCCTGCTGGTGCCCGACCCGGCCGACCCCACCGCCCCGTCGATCACCGACGGGGCGGTGCTGGTGGACGGCGCGACCGTGGCCGCGCTGGGGCCGTTCCCGGAGCTCTCCGGCCGCGGCGCCCGCGTCCGGGAGTGGGGCGGTCTGCTGCTGCCGGGGCTGCGCAACCCCTTCGGGCACTGGCTGCTGGAGCGGGCCTACCACCCGGACCCGCGGGAGGACCTGGGCGGTGAACCGCTGCTGCTGGAGGTCGACCCGGACCGCCGGGGCGGCAGCGCCCGGCGCGGCCTGCAGCGGATGCTGGCGTACGGGACGACGGCGGTGGCCGGCCCGTTCGAGCTGCCGGTGGTCCGGACCGCGGTGGCCCGCTCGGGGCTGGCCGCGCTGCCCGGGGCCGGGCGCGCCGGGGGCGGGGAGCCCGCGGGCGAACAGGACGGCGGGCTGGATCCGCTGGCGGTGGGGACGCCGGGCGAGATGGTGCACCGTGCACTGACGGTCGGTGCGGCGGCGGACTTCGCGGTGTTCGACGCCCCGTCCGTCGAGGCCCTGGCGCAGGCCGGGGCGGGCTGCTGCCTGGCCACCGTCCTGGGGGGACGCCTGCTGTACCGCCGTCGGTGACGTGGCGTGAGTTTCCCGCCATGGGGCGGCCGGAAACCGACCTGAGCGTGGCGATCCTCATATCGGATGACCGGCCGTCACCGTGACCTGAGGCCCCGCCAGCGGCTACGATCCCCGACAGCCACTCAGGTGACGCAGCCAGGACAGGGAACCATGCAATCCGCGACCGCCCCCCGACCGAACGGGCCGTTCGGGCCCTCGGCTCGGCCACGGCTCGGCCGGGGCTGGTACCTCGTCGCCGTGCTCAGCGCGGTGCTCGCCCTCGGGCTGTGCCTGCTCGGCTGGCGCCAGGCCGACCAGGCCGACCGGATCGCGGCCGACCCCGTCCGGGTCGAGGGCACCATCACCCAGCTGCCCGGCGGCAGCGGCACCTACAGCCAGGTCCGCTACCAGGCCGGTGGCCGTCAACTGGTCGCCGCCGATCTGTGGCTGCCCGAGGGCGCACAACTCGGCGCGGGCATCTGCCTGGAGCACGCCGCCGGCGACCCCGGCGCCGTCCGCGTCTGCGGCGAGCGCTACCCGCAGCCGGTGGGCGTCGGTCTGGCGCAGATCAGCGTGCCGGTCGCCCTGCTGCTGTGCGCGGCCTGCGTGGCCCGGATCTGGCGCCACCGCCGGGCCAACCCGACCCGGCGCGGGGACTCCCGGGTCCGCACCACGGTCGCGCTGGCCGCCGAGGCGCTCGGCGAGGGCATGCCCGCCATCACCCACGGCAAGCGCTCCCGCCGACGGCGCAAGGGCGGCCGACGCGCCCTGCGCTGACGCGGGGCAGCGAACGCTGGGCCGGGCGCCGCGTGGAGCGCTGCCCCGAGCCGCGCGCGCGGGCGCGCAGCGGCGCGCGTGGTGTGCAAAGCGCCCTTCGGAGCCACCGCACGCCACCCCCGAAGACACCCCGTCGCCCGGACCGCCGGTGCCAAGGTGAACAATGGGTGGCGTGACCCGAGCCTCTCTGGACAAGCAGCCGCACGAAGTCGCCGCGATGTTCGACGACGTCGCGGCCAAGTACGACCGCACCAACGACGTCCTCTCCCTCGGCCAGACCCGGCTCTGGCGACGCGCCGTGGCCGACGCCATCGGTGCCGAGCCCGGCCAGCGGATCCTCGACCTGGGGGCCGGCACCGGCACCTCCTCGCTGCCCTTCCTGGAGGCCGGCGCCGAGGTCGTCCCGTGCGACTTCTCGCTCGGCATGCTCACCGAGGGCAAGCGCCGCCACCCCGAGCTGTCGCTGACCGCGGGCGACGCCACCCGGCTGCCCTTCGCCGACGGGGTCTTCGACGCCGCCA
Proteins encoded:
- a CDS encoding serine/threonine-protein kinase, whose product is MEPLGSDDPRQIGDYRLLRRLGAGGMGRVYLGRTAGGRTVAVKVVRAELADDPEFRARFRQEVEAARLVGGARTAPVLDADTEGPRPWVATGYVAGPALGAAVRRFGPLPAPAVHALGAELAGALAHVHGLGLVHRDVKPSNVLLALDGPRLIDFGIARALDGAAELTRSGFVVGSPGFMSPEQAGGGQSGPPGDVFSLGAVLAYAATGTAPFGDGVSAAVLLYRVVHEEPDLTGLDGGLRAVVRECLAKRPEDRPAPAALRERLAAGAPGPAAGGWLPPVLSDAVARSAVELLDLEGEVAPAGPGPARDFADAPYADRTPTQADARPTGSPAGAPTGPHTGSQPGPRPGVPGRPRRRFARAAAAGALVLAAAGGAVLWSQGLPWDREKPSQDQAVTGPDALPAAFLGTWEGTITTQIVPLPSTFRVELRAGRVGEKVGQTSNASRLSSTVCRGELTLLTVAPDRIVLQERSAGADPGCTGAPEQQTYTLKNAHTLHLQVSGAPLGSDPAGDLAQRA
- the mqnC gene encoding cyclic dehypoxanthinyl futalosine synthase, yielding MDRKKARQVSEQTLSANDLQAVLDRAAAGGRITPEEALELYRSAPLHALGSAADAVRRRRYAGVEHIATYIIERNINYTNVCVTACKFCAFYVAPKSDKGWSRDLDEILRRCAETVELGGTQIMFQGGHHPDYGVEYYERAFAAIKADFPQLVIHSLGASEVEHMARISKVSIEEAITRINRAGLDSFAGAGAELLPARPRKAIAPLKESGERWLEIMEAAHGLGVESTSTMLMGTGETNAERIEHLRMIRDVQDRTGGFRAFIPYTYQPQNNHLKGSTQATVFEYLRMIAIARLFLDNVAHIQGSWLTTGKEAGQLSLHYGADDLGSVMLEENVVSMAGAKHRSNLTELIHLIRAADRTPAQRSTTYQHLRVLDDPANDPVDPRVASHIASTALDGGTAHPELKILSTT
- a CDS encoding demethylmenaquinone methyltransferase, with amino-acid sequence MTRASLDKQPHEVAAMFDDVAAKYDRTNDVLSLGQTRLWRRAVADAIGAEPGQRILDLGAGTGTSSLPFLEAGAEVVPCDFSLGMLTEGKRRHPELSLTAGDATRLPFADGVFDAATISFALRNVQDTDAALSELYRVTKPGGKLVICEFSTPTWTPLRTVYTEYLMRALPPVATAVSSNPDAYVYLAESIRSWPDQPALATKLQQAGWSKVAWRNLTGGIVALHRGFKA